The following coding sequences lie in one Hippopotamus amphibius kiboko isolate mHipAmp2 chromosome 7, mHipAmp2.hap2, whole genome shotgun sequence genomic window:
- the EID3 gene encoding EP300-interacting inhibitor of differentiation 3: MADEKGFLRGDVEKGEEPVVTITGSAYSGKQAGEEEEEEKEEESMKVEVEAGADACSDDLSCGEADIDPSLLELVDEEKCRSIRRQYRQLIYSVQQNRDDIVNTASDSLTEALEEANVLFDAVSRTREAALDAQFLVLASDLGKEKAKQLNSNMSFFNQVAFCDFLLVFVGLNWMEDDDRDALSDCDDNTALSFWGAVQKEATSWMLRADTFHFIFGSFTSEASARKPRLEHRKKVHKMEENGDMPTKLRKLDLSSNQEATEKEVERILGLLQTYFRKYPDTPVSYFEFVIDPNSFSRTVENIFYVSFIIRDGFARIRLDQDRLPILEPININQVGEGNDPSSHGRKQGVISLSLQDWKNIVATFEISEAMIQTRTKDFCF; the protein is encoded by the coding sequence ATGGCCGATGAAAAAGGTTTCCTGAGGGGAGACgtagagaagggagaggagccgGTGGTGACCATCACCGGTAGTGCGTACTCTGGGAAGcaggcgggggaggaggaggaggaggagaaggaggaggagtcCATGAAGGTGGAAGTGGAGGCGGGGGCAGATGCCTGCTCTGACGACCTCAGCTGTGGGGAGGCCGACATCGACCCTAGCCTGCTGGAGCTTGTGGACGAGGAGAAATGCCGGAGTATCCGCAGGCAGTACCGGCAGCTCATCTATAGTGTCCAGCAGAACCGTGACGACATAGTGAACACGGCGAGCGACTCCTTAACCGAGGCTCTCGAGGAAGCCAACGTCCTGTTTGATGCAGTGAGTCGGACAAGAGAAGCGGCTCTCGACGCTCAGTTTCTTGTTTTGGCTTCTGATTTgggtaaagaaaaagcaaagcagcTAAACTCTAACATGAGCTTTTTTAATCAAGTGGCATTTTGTGACTTTCTGCTTGTATTTGTGGGTCTAAACTGGATGGAGGATGATGATCGTGATGCCTTGAGTGACTGTGATGATAACACAGCTCTTTCCTTCTGGGGGGCAGTACAAAAGGAAGCAACGTCGTGGATGCTTCGAGCTGATACGTTCCACTTTATTTTTGGTTCATTCACATCAGAGGCTTCCGCGAGAAAGCCCCGACTTGAGCACCGGAAGAAAGttcacaaaatggaagaaaatgggGATATGCCTACAAAGCTGAGGAAGCTGGACCTGAGTAGTAATCAAGAAGCGACCGAAAAAGAAGTTGAAAGAATCTTGGGATTGTTGCAAACGTACTTTCGAAAGTATCCTGATACTCCTGTGTCCTACTTTGAGTTTGTGATTGACCCGAACTCCTTCTCTCGTACTGTggagaatatattttatgtttctttcattATAAGGGATGGTTTTGCAAGAATAAGGCTTGACCAAGACAGGCTGCCAATATTGGAGCCAATTAATATTAACCAAGTGGGTGAGGGAAATGATCCCAGTTCCCATGGCAGGAAACAAGGAGTTATATCTTTGAGTTTACAGGACTGGAAAAATATTGTGGCAACTTTTGAAATTTCAGAGGCTATGATCCAAACTCGTactaaagatttttgtttttag